Part of the Spirochaeta isovalerica genome, TCGAGAGAATCCTCTTCGTCGGGAAGGAAATGAGCCGTGAGAACTCCTTCGTTGACACCGCGGAGCACAGCGAGAATCCGGTGGGAAGGAGCTTTATTCACATTCTCAGTCCAATCGAAATAATCGTTGTACTTGGCCGCTTCCTTCTCTTTTTTCTTAACCAGACGGCTGGTGAACTGACTGTTTCTTTTAAAATGGATTCTCAGATTTTCCCGGACTTCGCTGTTTTCATTAATTATTTCAGCGATGATATCCGAAGCGCCTTTCAGTGCCTCTTCTGACGAACCGACCCCTTTTTCCCTATCGATAAATGCTTCGGAATCCTTAATGGATCTGTACTTGCCATCGAGAAGCATTCGGGCCAAAGGCTCCAACCCCTTCTCTCTCGCTATGGATGCCCTGGTCTTTCTTTTCGGTTTGTAGGGCAGATAGATATCTTCCAGGGCAGCCATCGTCTGTGCAGCGGCAACAGCTTTTCCCAATTCTTCTGTAAATTGATCGGTTTCCTTCAATGACTTGATTATGGCAGCGGCTCTTTTATCCAGTTCTTTCAGCGATGAAAGGCCGTCGCGGATGGCTATGATCTGGACCTCATCGAGCCCTCCGGTTCTCTCTTTTCTGTACCGGGCGATAAAAGGAACTGTAGCATCCTCATCGAGAAGTTCAATTGTATTGGCAACGCCTTTTAATGGGAGATTAAGTTTGGCTGATAGTATTTTTCCGTAGTCTTTTTCCATAATGACGAGTATACAATTGTTAAGGAGAAAGGTCATCATGAAAATTTTTCTGAGATATGCTTATGTTAAAATGGCCTTAAACCATTATCCATCTATTATGTGCGTCTTTTACTCTCATGGAGCGAGACGAGCCTGGTTGCCAGAATGCGGGAGAGCAGAATCCCGTAATAGGGTTTCTTCTTCATGGCGTTGATGAACTCTTCCTTGGTGATTTTCAGTAATTCTCCGGATTTTACGGCCTTTACGGTGGCGGATCTTTTGTTGTTGAGTAAAAAAGACATTTCACCTAGAAAAAGATCAGCGGGAGTCAGGGTGGAGACGGCAATTCCGTTTGCGATAATCTCATATTTCCCGGATACGATATAATAGAGGTAATTGGATTCGTCCCCCTGTGTAAACACCACTTCACCTTCTTTGAAAGAAACCTCATCCCGTCCGGAAAAGAAAGTCGGATACTCATTGCTCTTATGCTCCAGATGCTCCACATGGAAAGTGACTTCATTACCTTTGTCATTAAACTTAAGGTCTTTTAGATAATGCATGGCCATAAGAATTCCTCTGCCATGCTGTTCATCGAGCCCCGCCTCGCCGGTTGTCGAGCGGTAATTCCGCCAATCGAATCCCTTTCCCTCATCGCGGATGGTAAAGGATGAGCCGTCGGGCGTAATGCGGTAATGGACGACCACTTTTCTGTTGCCGATTTCAGGGTCCTGGTTTTTCTGATTTATCAGATCGAAAATATTGCCCTCTTTTTCCAGATAACGGGATTTCTCCTCAAAGGAAATGGAACAGTTGCCATGTTCAATGGCATTCATAAAAAGTTCCATGATAGCGATATAGAAACCTTCTTTCCCTTCCGCATCGACCAGACCGGAATTATAGAGGAAATTGGCAATGAGGTTGGAATAGGTTATTAGATCGAAGGGATCGTTATTCAGAACGAAGTGCCCGGAAATTGATGAGCTGAGCAGAGAGTGAATCTCTCTCTGAAAAAGAACCCAGCGGTTGTTCCCGATGATTCTGAAAACCCTGGGCAGATTGAACTCTAGTTTTGAAAAGGATATGAGCGTAACGATATTAATCCCTTTGAGGTTCTGAATGATTTCCCTCTCGTCGCTGGTGTTGTAAAGGATAATCGTGCCTCCGAAATGAAGCCAGGGATCTTTCCGGATGGATCTGAGAGCTTTGGAAGACTCCGTATCGGGGTCGTCGATGCAGATAATGTTTATGGAAGGCAGCTCATAATTGAGAAATTGAACGAATTTATTGCAGTCATCGAAAAAGTTGCACTTGAAATCATCCATCCAGGTGCGGCAGTGTTCTTCAATAAGAAAATTGATCCTCTGATTACTGCTCAGTATTGCAATGTTACCCATATTTTCATTTTAAGCTATAGAAGTTGGAACCGCTAATAAAAAAGACCCGGCCGAAACCGGGTCTTCTGAAAGAATATAAAGCCTTTATCGTTTTCCGTGTTCGAAGGGCTCTCCCGCGGCTTTGGGAGCCTGGGAAGATTTGGAGAAAAGAATCAGGGCAATAAGAGTTATGACATAGGGGAATACTTTAAGTATGATTCCCGGAATAACCTTGAATGCCGGAATTACCTGGGAAACGTTGGCAAGGGTACTGGCAAAACCGAAAAAGAAGGTTGCTCCCAGTATGCCCAGAGGCTTCCATTGTCCGAAGATCAGTGCTGCAAGAGCCAGGAATCCGAGACCGGCGACAGAACCGTTAAACTCTCCGGAATAGGTAACGATAATGACAGCTCCGCCGAGACCGGCGAAGGCTCCGGAAAACATGACGCCAATATAGCGGATAAAGTAAACGTTTACACCGGCTGCGTCAGCGGCATGGGGATGCTCGCCGCAGGCTCTCAGTCTCAAACCGAATGCTGTTTTAT contains:
- a CDS encoding cyclic nucleotide-binding domain-containing protein — protein: MGNIAILSSNQRINFLIEEHCRTWMDDFKCNFFDDCNKFVQFLNYELPSINIICIDDPDTESSKALRSIRKDPWLHFGGTIILYNTSDEREIIQNLKGINIVTLISFSKLEFNLPRVFRIIGNNRWVLFQREIHSLLSSSISGHFVLNNDPFDLITYSNLIANFLYNSGLVDAEGKEGFYIAIMELFMNAIEHGNCSISFEEKSRYLEKEGNIFDLINQKNQDPEIGNRKVVVHYRITPDGSSFTIRDEGKGFDWRNYRSTTGEAGLDEQHGRGILMAMHYLKDLKFNDKGNEVTFHVEHLEHKSNEYPTFFSGRDEVSFKEGEVVFTQGDESNYLYYIVSGKYEIIANGIAVSTLTPADLFLGEMSFLLNNKRSATVKAVKSGELLKITKEEFINAMKKKPYYGILLSRILATRLVSLHESKRRT